A single window of Lysobacter oculi DNA harbors:
- a CDS encoding DUF2238 domain-containing protein — translation MVDPDITTVHPPTRIEGWACIGIVLAALALSFAITQDRLTWLLETVWVMAALPLILWKWKRFPLTRLLCWLLVAHALVLIHGGAYTYAQTPAGFWLQDVLGTARNPWDRVGHLMQGFVPAILARELLLRLTPLKRGGWLVYLVLAACLSFSAFFELIEWWAALAFGADADAFLATQGDQWDTQWDMCLCLVGAIVSLLLLSRLHDRQLGLR, via the coding sequence ATGGTTGATCCGGACATCACCACCGTCCACCCGCCGACGCGCATCGAAGGCTGGGCCTGCATCGGCATCGTGCTGGCCGCGCTGGCGCTGTCGTTCGCCATCACGCAGGACCGGCTCACCTGGCTGCTGGAAACCGTCTGGGTGATGGCCGCGTTGCCGCTGATCCTCTGGAAGTGGAAGCGCTTCCCGCTCACCCGCCTGCTGTGCTGGCTGCTGGTCGCGCATGCGCTGGTGCTGATCCACGGCGGCGCCTATACCTATGCGCAGACGCCGGCCGGGTTCTGGCTGCAGGACGTGCTGGGCACCGCGCGCAACCCGTGGGACCGCGTCGGCCACCTGATGCAGGGTTTCGTGCCGGCGATCCTCGCCCGCGAACTGCTGCTGCGGCTCACCCCGCTCAAGCGCGGCGGCTGGCTGGTCTATCTGGTGCTGGCGGCGTGCCTGAGCTTCAGCGCCTTCTTCGAACTGATCGAATGGTGGGCGGCGCTGGCCTTCGGCGCCGATGCCGACGCCTTCCTCGCCACCCAGGGCGACCAGTGGGACACGCAATGGGACATGTGCCTGTGCCTGGTCGGCGCGATCGTCTCGCTGTTGCTGCTGTCACGCCTGCACGACCGCCAGCTCGGGCTGCGCTGA
- the phhA gene encoding phenylalanine 4-monooxygenase: MNSTPRRVENVVTDKGKVPMYATGIVEQPWDDYSEADHDVWRQLYDRQRQLLIGRASDEFLAAQDAMGMTPDRIPKFSELNTVLKAATGWEIIGVEGLLPELDFFDHLANRRFPVTWWIRRPDQIDYIEEPDLFHDLFGHVPLLMLPVFADYMAAYGRGGVKAHGIGPEALVNLTRLYWYTVEFGLIRQKDGLRIYGSGIVSSKGESLHSLESATPNRMGFDLERIMRTRYRIDSYQKTYFVIDSFQQLMDATLPDFTPIYARLSEQEAVPAGTVLVTDEVITRGSGEGWPDDADV; encoded by the coding sequence ATGAACAGCACACCCCGCCGCGTCGAGAACGTCGTCACCGACAAGGGCAAGGTGCCGATGTATGCCACCGGCATCGTCGAGCAGCCCTGGGACGATTACAGCGAAGCCGACCACGATGTCTGGCGCCAGCTCTACGACCGCCAGCGCCAGTTGCTGATCGGCCGCGCCAGCGACGAATTCCTGGCCGCGCAGGACGCGATGGGCATGACGCCCGACCGCATCCCGAAATTCTCCGAGCTCAACACCGTGCTGAAGGCCGCCACCGGCTGGGAAATCATCGGCGTCGAGGGGCTGCTGCCGGAGCTGGATTTCTTCGACCACCTGGCCAACCGGCGTTTCCCGGTGACCTGGTGGATCCGTCGGCCCGACCAGATCGACTACATCGAGGAACCCGACCTCTTCCACGACCTGTTCGGCCACGTGCCGCTGCTGATGCTGCCGGTGTTCGCCGACTACATGGCCGCCTACGGGCGCGGCGGAGTCAAGGCGCACGGCATCGGGCCGGAGGCGCTGGTCAACCTGACCCGCCTTTACTGGTACACGGTGGAATTCGGGCTGATCCGGCAGAAGGACGGCCTGCGCATCTACGGCAGCGGCATCGTGTCGTCGAAAGGCGAATCGTTGCATTCGCTGGAATCAGCCACGCCCAATCGCATGGGTTTCGACCTCGAGCGGATCATGCGCACGCGCTACCGCATCGACAGCTACCAGAAGACCTATTTCGTCATCGACAGCTTCCAGCAGTTGATGGATGCCACGCTGCCCGACTTCACCCCGATCTACGCGCGCCTGTCCGAACAGGAGGCCGTGCCCGCCGGCACCGTGCTGGTGACCGACGAGGTGATCACCCGCGGCAGCGGCGAAGGCTGGCCGGACGACGCGGACGTCTAA
- a CDS encoding alpha/beta fold hydrolase — translation MKALSATLLALALFAPHAQAGTPLAAGAGEITTDDGVRLHYTVGGQGPVALFLHGGPGSGAESFRALAGPVLGGDYTVVWLDQRGSGASASAANGDYALQRQIADFEQVRKALKVDRWTVVGYSFGGLMAQAYTLQSPGTTQSLVLINALLNLPQSMQSTTAYGRTLLPDPMVQAIDAAGEPHQQYFSTLALLQKAKQDWRLQYASGQSRDRALAVLERMPARNHDMGQKMFQAGPGAYFHDWGSEAPKVQVPVLLIAGEEDHVVGEHAHMQWRFPHKTEVLLPGRHNVVVEAPARVQQAIHRFARDTRVPAPR, via the coding sequence ATGAAAGCACTCTCCGCAACCCTGTTGGCCCTGGCCCTGTTTGCGCCGCACGCCCAGGCAGGCACGCCGCTGGCGGCCGGTGCCGGCGAAATCACCACCGACGATGGCGTGCGGCTGCACTACACCGTGGGCGGGCAGGGGCCGGTGGCGCTCTTCCTGCACGGCGGGCCGGGCTCGGGCGCGGAAAGTTTCCGGGCATTGGCGGGCCCGGTGCTGGGAGGCGACTACACCGTGGTCTGGCTGGACCAGCGCGGCAGCGGCGCATCGGCCAGTGCGGCCAACGGCGATTACGCGCTGCAGCGCCAGATCGCCGACTTCGAGCAGGTGCGCAAGGCCTTGAAGGTGGATCGCTGGACGGTGGTCGGCTATTCCTTCGGCGGACTCATGGCCCAGGCCTACACGCTGCAGTCGCCGGGCACCACGCAGTCACTGGTGCTGATCAACGCGCTGCTCAACCTGCCGCAGTCGATGCAGAGCACGACGGCCTACGGCCGCACCCTGCTGCCCGATCCGATGGTCCAGGCCATCGATGCCGCGGGCGAGCCGCACCAGCAGTACTTCAGCACCTTGGCCCTGCTGCAGAAGGCGAAGCAGGACTGGCGCCTGCAATATGCCTCCGGACAGAGCCGCGACCGCGCCCTGGCGGTGCTGGAACGCATGCCGGCGCGTAACCACGACATGGGCCAGAAGATGTTCCAGGCCGGCCCCGGCGCCTACTTCCACGACTGGGGCAGCGAAGCGCCGAAGGTCCAGGTGCCGGTGCTGTTGATCGCCGGTGAAGAGGACCATGTGGTGGGCGAACACGCGCATATGCAATGGCGTTTTCCGCACAAGACCGAGGTGCTGCTGCCCGGCCGCCACAACGTCGTGGTCGAAGCTCCGGCGCGCGTGCAACAGGCGATCCACCGTTTCGCGCGCGACACGCGCGTGCCGGCACCGCGCTGA
- a CDS encoding sensor histidine kinase has product MAESHRCTLPEVTFVMPRLVSGTHGLQHVRMKPRREALLHPMNLAGLFTWGAVALTLNYGPAEQLWQRWGVALLFLVAMMAEHWTRPRSLPLAMLLLVQAACALALIWLTPRMGVSPVLLVMLIASIATCWPPRVVIPVALVLNIAMYLILRANGNDHALMIVMIYAAFQTFAALTSHYARSAEQARDRLALVNADLLATRALLADSSRDAERLRVARELHDVAGHKLTALRLNLRALGAQEGASPQLRLAEQLSAELLGDIRGVVHALRDVGGLDIATALHALAAPFPQPRLELAMHGDVRITDPALADAVLRVVQESLTNSARHADAKTLRVTLSRDAGALRIRIEDDGRLHGAVREGNGLTGMRERIEERGGRITFARGDAGALRIDAALPA; this is encoded by the coding sequence ATGGCGGAAAGTCACCGATGCACCCTGCCGGAAGTCACTTTCGTCATGCCGCGCCTTGTATCGGGCACGCACGGCTTGCAGCATGTCCGCATGAAACCCCGACGCGAAGCATTACTGCACCCGATGAATCTGGCTGGCCTGTTCACCTGGGGCGCGGTCGCGCTCACGTTGAATTACGGCCCGGCGGAGCAGCTCTGGCAGCGTTGGGGCGTCGCGTTGTTGTTCCTGGTCGCGATGATGGCGGAGCACTGGACGCGGCCACGTTCGCTGCCTCTTGCCATGCTGCTGCTGGTGCAGGCGGCCTGTGCGCTGGCCCTGATCTGGCTGACGCCGCGCATGGGGGTTTCGCCCGTGTTGCTGGTCATGCTCATCGCCAGCATCGCCACGTGCTGGCCACCACGCGTGGTGATTCCCGTGGCGCTGGTGCTGAACATCGCCATGTACCTGATCCTGCGCGCCAACGGCAACGACCATGCGCTGATGATCGTGATGATCTACGCGGCGTTCCAGACCTTCGCCGCACTCACCTCGCACTACGCCCGCAGCGCCGAGCAGGCCCGCGACCGGCTGGCCCTGGTCAACGCCGACCTGCTGGCCACCCGCGCCCTGCTGGCCGACAGTTCGCGCGATGCCGAACGCCTGCGCGTCGCCCGCGAGCTGCACGACGTGGCCGGCCACAAGCTCACCGCCTTGCGGCTCAATCTGCGTGCGCTCGGTGCGCAGGAAGGTGCATCGCCGCAGCTGCGGCTGGCCGAACAGTTGTCGGCGGAGCTGCTCGGCGACATCCGTGGCGTGGTGCATGCCCTGCGCGATGTCGGCGGCCTCGACATCGCCACCGCCCTGCATGCGCTGGCCGCGCCGTTTCCGCAACCGCGGCTTGAACTGGCGATGCATGGGGATGTGCGCATCACCGATCCCGCGCTGGCCGATGCCGTGCTGCGCGTGGTGCAGGAATCGCTGACCAACAGCGCGCGCCATGCCGATGCGAAAACCCTGCGCGTCACGTTGTCGCGCGATGCAGGCGCGCTGCGGATCCGCATCGAGGACGACGGCCGGCTGCACGGCGCGGTGCGCGAAGGCAACGGGCTGACCGGCATGCGCGAACGCATCGAGGAACGCGGCGGCCGCATCACCTTCGCGCGTGGGGATGCGGGCGCGTTGCGGATCGATGCGGCGCTGCCGGCATGA
- a CDS encoding response regulator, whose product MSAGIRIALADDQALVRAGLGALLAQQGIDIVFEAADGEALLLQLETQPVDVIVSDIRMPGMDGIAMLRALRERGDITPCLFLTTFDDSELLLEATAAGAQGFLLKDAAPEDVRDALSRIARGETLLQPVATDAIRARYRYHADAAPRELFGEREIAILRLMAGGYSNKEIARSIFLAEGTVKNYVSTILEKLDTRDRTRAVLKAITLRII is encoded by the coding sequence ATGAGCGCCGGCATCCGCATCGCGCTGGCCGACGATCAGGCATTGGTCCGCGCCGGGCTGGGCGCGCTGCTGGCGCAACAGGGCATCGACATCGTGTTCGAGGCCGCCGATGGCGAGGCCCTGCTGCTGCAACTGGAAACGCAGCCGGTGGACGTGATCGTCAGCGACATCCGCATGCCGGGCATGGACGGCATCGCCATGCTGCGCGCCCTGCGCGAACGCGGCGACATCACGCCCTGCCTGTTCCTGACCACCTTCGACGACAGCGAGTTGCTTCTGGAAGCCACCGCCGCCGGTGCCCAGGGCTTCCTGCTCAAGGACGCCGCGCCGGAGGACGTGCGCGACGCCCTGTCCCGCATCGCGCGCGGCGAAACCCTGCTGCAGCCGGTCGCCACCGATGCCATCCGCGCGCGCTACCGCTACCACGCCGATGCCGCACCCAGGGAATTGTTCGGCGAGCGCGAGATCGCGATCCTGCGGCTGATGGCCGGCGGCTACAGCAACAAGGAGATCGCCCGCAGCATCTTTCTGGCCGAGGGCACGGTGAAGAACTATGTATCCACGATCCTGGAGAAACTGGACACCCGCGACCGCACGCGCGCGGTGCTGAAGGCGATCACCCTGCGCATCATCTGA
- a CDS encoding class 1 fructose-bisphosphatase, which produces MPHKTKHISLTRFLIEEERAGRVNADLRLLIEVVARACKSISVSVGKGALGGVLGDAGTGNVQGEAQKKLDVIANDVLLEANAWGGHLAGLASEEMEHSQPIPDVYPRGNYLLLFDPLDGSSNIDVNVSIGTIFSVLRCPEGITTPEDAHFLQPGNTQVAAGYCVYGPATTLILTVGHGVHQFTLDREQGGFVLTQRGMTVPEETKEFAINMSNKRHWEAPMQQYIDDLLVGREGPRGKDFNMRWIASMVADVHRILTRGGIFIYPWDKKDPSKPGKLRLMYEANPMSFLVEQAGGAATDGRQRIMDIAPSQLHQRVPVFLGSKKEVEAATRYHTDFDALPK; this is translated from the coding sequence ATGCCGCACAAGACGAAGCACATTTCGCTCACCCGTTTCCTGATCGAGGAGGAGCGCGCCGGCCGGGTCAACGCCGACCTGCGGCTGCTGATCGAAGTGGTGGCACGGGCCTGCAAGAGCATTTCGGTGTCGGTGGGCAAGGGTGCACTCGGTGGCGTGCTGGGCGATGCCGGCACCGGCAACGTGCAGGGCGAGGCGCAGAAGAAGCTCGACGTCATCGCCAACGACGTGCTGCTGGAAGCCAACGCCTGGGGCGGCCACCTGGCCGGCCTGGCGTCCGAGGAAATGGAGCACAGCCAGCCGATCCCGGACGTCTATCCGCGCGGCAACTACCTGCTGCTGTTCGATCCCCTGGACGGCTCGTCCAACATCGACGTCAACGTCTCCATCGGCACCATCTTCTCGGTGCTGCGCTGCCCGGAAGGCATCACCACGCCGGAGGACGCGCACTTCCTGCAGCCCGGCAACACCCAGGTCGCCGCCGGCTACTGCGTGTACGGCCCGGCCACCACGCTGATCCTCACCGTGGGCCACGGCGTCCACCAGTTCACCCTGGACCGTGAGCAGGGCGGCTTCGTGCTGACCCAGCGCGGGATGACGGTGCCGGAGGAAACGAAGGAGTTCGCCATCAACATGTCGAACAAGCGGCATTGGGAAGCGCCGATGCAGCAGTACATCGACGACCTGCTGGTGGGCAGGGAAGGCCCGCGCGGCAAGGACTTCAACATGCGCTGGATCGCCTCGATGGTGGCCGACGTGCACCGCATCCTGACCCGCGGCGGCATCTTCATCTATCCGTGGGACAAGAAGGACCCGTCCAAGCCGGGCAAGCTGCGCCTGATGTACGAGGCCAACCCGATGAGTTTCCTGGTCGAGCAGGCCGGCGGCGCGGCGACCGACGGCCGCCAGCGGATCATGGACATCGCACCGAGCCAGCTGCACCAGCGCGTGCCGGTGTTCCTGGGTTCGAAGAAGGAAGTGGAAGCCGCCACCCGCTACCACACCGATTTCGACGCGCTGCCGAAGTGA
- a CDS encoding 2OG-Fe(II) oxygenase — translation MHGDADDFIGVYPDAVPADVCAAIVARMRATPDLKPGAVGGGVFPELKRSRDLGIDARADWADIKQQLNLAMLGGLRLYLRRWPQALIAPLMLQVAGDDGQPRRLAAEDFAGMDDGMLTALITRCFRPGAINLQWYDADTGGYPYWHCEHYPRDDGGDSLHRTLLWTLYLNDDFEAGETEFLFQQRKVAPRAGSLLIAPAGFTHTHRGNAPRARDKFIATSWILFQPAHALAAGN, via the coding sequence ATGCACGGCGACGCCGACGACTTCATCGGCGTCTATCCGGATGCGGTGCCGGCGGATGTCTGCGCGGCCATCGTCGCGCGGATGCGCGCGACGCCCGACCTGAAACCGGGCGCGGTCGGCGGCGGCGTCTTCCCGGAACTCAAGCGCAGCCGCGACCTGGGCATCGATGCGCGCGCGGACTGGGCTGACATCAAGCAACAGCTCAATCTGGCGATGCTGGGTGGTTTGCGCCTGTACCTGCGGCGCTGGCCGCAGGCGCTGATCGCGCCGCTGATGCTGCAGGTGGCGGGCGATGACGGCCAGCCGCGCCGCCTGGCCGCGGAGGATTTCGCGGGCATGGACGACGGCATGCTCACCGCGCTGATCACCCGCTGCTTCCGCCCCGGCGCGATCAACCTGCAGTGGTACGACGCCGACACCGGCGGCTACCCGTACTGGCATTGCGAGCACTACCCGCGCGACGACGGCGGCGACAGCCTGCACCGCACCCTGCTGTGGACGCTCTACCTCAACGACGATTTCGAGGCCGGCGAAACCGAATTCCTGTTCCAGCAGCGCAAGGTCGCGCCGCGCGCCGGCAGCCTGCTGATCGCGCCGGCCGGCTTCACCCACACCCATCGCGGCAATGCGCCACGCGCCCGCGACAAGTTCATCGCCACCAGCTGGATCCTGTTCCAGCCGGCGCATGCGCTGGCCGCCGGCAACTGA